A single window of Montipora capricornis isolate CH-2021 chromosome 14, ASM3666992v2, whole genome shotgun sequence DNA harbors:
- the LOC138031505 gene encoding uncharacterized protein, translated as MVQREIASLPEDVATAFRDNKILGKHLSHFLDRSGNLQLQMIERCGLTELCHQLDFKIALESLLESGKQSERVLQEVKQKRSGKLNIQDIKALDSSSKSIYLTVRARIRKAVEKEFPGNKIPTFRSNPEAKKRLNDLVKGLTETCTIKELGFEEEGIRSHIMAVLNERRRMITLGHSYEERKRTPVLCQPSDDSDCENEPFALS; from the exons ATGGTGCAGAGAGAGATTGCCAGTTTACCTGAAGACGTGGCAACAGCTTTTCGAG ACAACAAAATCCTTGGAAAACACCTATCTCACTTCTTAGACAGATCCGGAAATCTTCAGTTACAGATGATCGAACGCTGTGGATTGACTGAGCTGTGCCATCAATTAGACTTTAAAATTGCACTGGAATCACTCTTGGAAAGTG GAAAACAGTCAGAAAGGGTGCTTCAAGAAGTTAAGCAAAAACGCAGTGGAAAACTTAATATCCAAGATATCAAAGCCTTGGACTCATCGTCTAAATCCATATACCTTACTGT GAGGGCACGTATAAGAAAAGCTGTGGAAAAAGAGTTTCCAGGGAACAAAATTCCAACCTTCAGAAGTAACCCCGAGGCAAAAAAAAGGCTCAATGACCTGGTGAAGGGTCTAACTGAAACATGCACCATCAAAGAACTTGGTTTTGAAGAAG aGGGCATCCGTTCACATATCATGGCAGTTCTGAATGAGAGGAGAAGGATGATCACCCTCGGGCACAGTTACGAA GAGAGAAAGAGGACTCCTGTATTATGTCAGCCAAGTGATGATAGTGACTGTGAAAATGAACCTTTTGCTCTCAGCtag